The Geothrix sp. genome window below encodes:
- a CDS encoding LysM peptidoglycan-binding domain-containing protein — MPVQLPASSPQAHVAVAPPRAPESDATRIARLRSLVEAAEQALEAEDETAATDRADEADVLTADWPAELLRNAEVQSLLQRLKEVQDQLAEEEAPEAEPGLKTTGEVVSISGEELRAELERVRAAEQGATYDFPIDLNDKVLTWVSLFTTTKRGFMENALGRASMYMPMIRQVFAEEGVPQDLAYLAVIESGFRNEAKSHAKAVGMWQFIRSTGRIYGLTGNAWIEERRDPVKATRAAARYLKRLYEISGDWYLASSGYNAGPLTLERAIQNIGTRNFWDLARSRWLRTETKNYVPELCAAILVGRNPERYGLRILPLPPYAYETVAVPSMTSLTVLARCAGTDSNTLKVLNPELLRGSTPPGPYMLRVPPGKAGECLRQLARMPAGKRLDFQHYTVRKGDTLAKVARRFRLTPDDLLDANDLTPKQFKPGKRLLVPPPPTLALDDRDLAPKVERVKLLGDRPLEALPVLTPVPTDSEAAAPAEAESRTVAEKPVPPSPSPAAASGLVPAVVAPPRETPARPAETAAEPPAGEPETVPGSMYRARPGDTLAKISRARGVPLGTLMRLNPQAVKALHPGDSVRLPGSPAPAAPARATAPTPASVSGTASTTPRVHVVQKGETLAAIGRKYGLDPKDLKAWNRMKRDRIQAGQRLRLSPR, encoded by the coding sequence ATGCCGGTGCAGCTGCCGGCGTCGTCCCCCCAGGCGCATGTGGCGGTCGCGCCCCCCCGGGCGCCGGAATCCGACGCGACCCGCATCGCGCGCCTCCGGAGCCTCGTGGAAGCGGCCGAACAGGCCCTGGAGGCCGAAGACGAAACGGCGGCGACCGACCGGGCCGACGAGGCGGATGTCCTCACGGCGGACTGGCCGGCGGAACTGCTGCGAAATGCCGAGGTGCAGAGCCTTCTGCAGCGGTTGAAGGAAGTCCAGGATCAGCTCGCCGAGGAGGAGGCTCCGGAGGCCGAGCCCGGCCTCAAGACCACCGGCGAGGTGGTGTCCATCAGCGGCGAGGAACTGCGGGCTGAACTGGAGCGGGTCCGGGCGGCAGAGCAGGGCGCCACCTACGATTTTCCCATCGATCTGAACGACAAGGTGCTCACCTGGGTGAGCCTCTTCACCACCACCAAGCGCGGCTTCATGGAGAACGCCCTGGGCCGCGCCTCGATGTACATGCCGATGATCCGGCAAGTCTTCGCGGAGGAAGGGGTGCCGCAGGATCTCGCCTACCTGGCCGTGATCGAATCGGGCTTCCGCAACGAGGCCAAGAGCCACGCCAAGGCCGTGGGCATGTGGCAGTTCATCCGTTCCACGGGCCGCATCTACGGCCTTACGGGCAACGCCTGGATCGAGGAGCGGCGCGATCCGGTGAAGGCCACCCGCGCGGCCGCCCGCTACCTCAAGCGGCTGTATGAGATCTCCGGCGACTGGTATCTGGCTTCCTCCGGCTACAATGCCGGTCCCTTGACGCTGGAACGCGCCATCCAGAACATCGGGACCCGGAACTTCTGGGACCTGGCCCGCTCCCGCTGGCTGCGCACCGAGACCAAGAATTATGTGCCCGAGCTGTGCGCCGCGATCCTGGTCGGGCGCAACCCCGAGCGCTACGGCCTGCGCATCCTGCCGCTGCCCCCGTACGCCTACGAGACCGTGGCCGTGCCCAGCATGACCAGCCTCACCGTGCTTGCCCGCTGCGCCGGCACGGATTCGAACACCTTGAAGGTCCTGAATCCGGAACTGCTGCGGGGGTCTACACCACCGGGCCCCTACATGCTGCGCGTGCCCCCGGGCAAGGCGGGCGAATGCCTGCGCCAGCTCGCCCGCATGCCGGCCGGTAAGCGGCTGGACTTCCAGCACTACACCGTTCGGAAGGGCGACACGCTGGCCAAGGTGGCCCGGCGCTTCCGCCTGACGCCGGATGATCTCCTGGACGCCAACGACCTGACGCCGAAACAGTTCAAGCCGGGGAAGCGGCTGCTGGTGCCGCCTCCACCCACCCTCGCGCTGGATGACCGGGATCTGGCCCCGAAAGTCGAGCGCGTGAAGCTGCTCGGAGATCGGCCCCTGGAGGCACTTCCGGTGTTGACGCCCGTTCCGACAGATTCGGAGGCGGCCGCTCCCGCGGAAGCCGAATCTAGGACTGTGGCGGAGAAGCCTGTGCCACCTTCACCTTCACCGGCGGCCGCGTCCGGGCTGGTGCCTGCCGTGGTGGCACCGCCCCGCGAAACCCCCGCCCGCCCTGCGGAAACCGCGGCGGAGCCCCCCGCAGGTGAGCCGGAGACTGTTCCCGGGAGCATGTACCGCGCCCGGCCTGGCGACACCTTGGCCAAGATCTCCCGGGCCCGCGGGGTTCCCCTGGGAACCCTCATGCGTCTGAATCCCCAGGCCGTGAAGGCCCTGCACCCGGGCGATTCCGTGCGACTGCCGGGGTCGCCGGCACCGGCTGCCCCAGCCCGGGCCACCGCTCCGACCCCGGCTTCAGTCTCGGGCACGGCCTCGACCACCCCGCGCGTCCATGTGGTCCAGAAGGGCGAGACCCTCGCCGCCATCGGCCGGAAGTACGGCCTGGATCCCAAGGATCTCAAGGCCTGGAACCGGATGAAACGGGACCGGATCCAGGCCGGCCAGCGGCTCCGGTTGTCCCCCCGCTGA
- a CDS encoding response regulator: MTAPPLQILCIEDNAMNWRLVQRLLSQAGYDMHWAEDGLKGFEAASRLKPALILLDINLPGLSGFEVATKLRQNADLKDTVIVALTAKTMRSDRETALVTGCDGFISKPIDPFLFVGQVESYLGGQRDRLEQGREGEALRQFSQKVVAHLEAQLREAQEGNQKLLEAQGALEQRSNHLSRLLSLSKEIIPVRDAGEILARVLGQFREELQLDRLSAYRLHPSGAYFQGLVWGPTGFQETAVLPLDHPLAAKAEALASGGVLIDADLRQTAAWEQGIELQLWNPRAQAFLLPLRSRSGEDRLWGFLAADRADHPYQPFEAELAALYAGTLQVSLENAELIAHLDETSQALGTSYEGLESAYEALKEAQRALGAQDRKATLGGLFLQMAQRLQVPVQTLKTESQALSLSIDQEGALPPLEARQACHRAMEQIHRATAQVDSLVRALLRRAGQGEASAPEWIHLHDLLNQELEFLQADGTLSEGLPLELNLQAPRDLIYGVYTDFSEILGHLLAHARQGEPGRIQIRSWGGNRHFRLELEDEGGAISQERIDHAFEPFSQLRPAEPGPARQPGTELPHCAQLLNAYGGTAHLAATERGTVVRISLPME, translated from the coding sequence ATGACCGCCCCGCCGCTCCAGATCCTCTGCATCGAGGACAACGCCATGAACTGGCGGCTGGTGCAGCGGTTGCTCTCCCAGGCCGGGTACGACATGCACTGGGCCGAGGACGGCCTCAAGGGCTTTGAGGCGGCCTCCCGGCTTAAGCCCGCCCTGATCCTGCTGGACATCAACCTGCCCGGGTTGTCGGGCTTCGAGGTCGCCACCAAGCTGCGGCAGAACGCCGATCTGAAGGACACGGTCATCGTCGCGCTCACGGCCAAGACCATGCGGAGCGACCGCGAGACCGCGCTGGTGACGGGGTGCGACGGGTTCATCTCCAAGCCCATCGATCCCTTCCTCTTTGTGGGGCAGGTGGAGTCCTACCTCGGCGGCCAGCGGGATCGCCTGGAGCAGGGGCGGGAAGGCGAGGCCCTCCGGCAGTTCAGCCAGAAGGTCGTCGCGCATCTGGAGGCCCAGCTGCGGGAAGCCCAGGAGGGCAACCAGAAGCTCCTGGAGGCGCAGGGCGCCCTGGAGCAGCGCAGCAATCACCTGTCCAGGCTGCTGTCCCTCAGCAAGGAGATCATCCCCGTGCGGGACGCGGGCGAGATCCTGGCCCGGGTCCTGGGCCAGTTCCGCGAGGAGCTGCAGCTCGACCGCCTGAGCGCCTACCGGCTCCACCCGAGCGGCGCCTATTTCCAGGGGTTGGTCTGGGGGCCCACCGGGTTCCAGGAAACGGCGGTGCTGCCCCTGGATCACCCGCTCGCGGCCAAGGCCGAGGCCCTTGCTTCGGGAGGCGTCCTCATCGATGCGGATCTCCGCCAGACCGCGGCCTGGGAACAGGGCATCGAGCTGCAATTGTGGAATCCCCGGGCCCAGGCCTTCCTGCTCCCCCTCCGCAGTCGTTCCGGAGAAGACCGCCTCTGGGGATTTCTCGCCGCGGATCGCGCTGACCACCCTTATCAACCCTTCGAAGCCGAGCTGGCCGCCCTGTATGCCGGTACGCTGCAGGTGAGCCTGGAGAACGCCGAGCTGATCGCCCATCTCGATGAGACCAGCCAGGCCCTGGGCACCAGTTACGAGGGCCTGGAGTCCGCCTACGAGGCCCTGAAGGAGGCCCAGCGGGCCCTGGGCGCCCAGGACCGGAAAGCCACCCTGGGAGGGCTCTTCCTGCAGATGGCCCAGCGCCTCCAGGTTCCGGTCCAGACCCTGAAGACGGAGAGCCAGGCCCTGTCCCTTTCCATCGACCAGGAAGGGGCGCTGCCCCCTCTCGAAGCCCGGCAGGCCTGCCACCGGGCCATGGAACAGATCCATCGGGCCACCGCACAGGTGGACAGCCTGGTCAGGGCCCTCCTCCGCCGAGCAGGTCAGGGGGAGGCCAGCGCCCCCGAATGGATCCATCTGCACGACCTGTTGAACCAGGAGCTCGAGTTCCTCCAGGCTGACGGGACGCTCTCAGAAGGCCTTCCCCTGGAGCTCAACCTGCAGGCGCCCCGGGATCTCATCTATGGCGTCTACACAGATTTCTCGGAGATCCTGGGGCACCTTCTGGCGCATGCCCGCCAGGGCGAACCCGGTCGGATCCAGATCCGCTCCTGGGGAGGGAACCGCCACTTCCGGCTGGAACTCGAGGACGAAGGCGGGGCCATCTCCCAGGAACGCATCGACCATGCCTTCGAGCCCTTCTCACAGCTACGACCCGCGGAACCCGGCCCGGCCCGGCAACCGGGAACCGAGCTGCCCCATTGCGCGCAGCTGCTGAATGCCTATGGGGGCACCGCTCACTTGGCGGCCACCGAGCGGGGAACCGTCGTGAGGATCAGCCTTCCGATGGAGTGA
- the gcvT gene encoding glycine cleavage system aminomethyltransferase GcvT, whose amino-acid sequence MSELMKTPLNAAHRALNAKMVDFGGWDMPVQYPAGILAEHEAVRTKAGLFDVSHMGEIRVKGPGALALVEHLTPNAVSKLVIGQVHYTAFLYENGTFVDDLLVYREGEEEFLLVVNAGNSDKDFAWVQKHAGAYDCTVVNESPVTGQIALQGPLSVSILQPLTKTPLDPIGYYFFTHGEVAGVKCIISRTGYTGEDGFELYCAAGDTERLWNAVMAAGTPLGLLPAGLGCRNTLRLECKMALYGHEIDDSIHALEAGLGWIVKLDKGDFIGRDALLAAKAAPAPRKLVGFKTLEKRDIARDHMPVVQGGKQIGFVTSAAPSPTCGINLGLAYVPTDLAKTGNRIEIEIRGRAVPAEIIPTPFYKRTK is encoded by the coding sequence GTGTCTGAGCTCATGAAGACCCCCCTGAATGCCGCGCATCGGGCCTTGAACGCCAAGATGGTGGATTTCGGTGGCTGGGACATGCCGGTGCAGTACCCCGCCGGGATCCTCGCCGAACACGAGGCCGTGCGGACCAAGGCTGGCCTCTTCGATGTGAGCCACATGGGCGAGATCCGCGTGAAGGGTCCCGGCGCCCTGGCACTGGTGGAGCATCTGACACCCAACGCGGTGTCGAAGCTGGTCATCGGCCAGGTCCACTACACGGCCTTCCTCTATGAAAACGGCACCTTCGTGGACGACCTGCTGGTCTACCGCGAGGGCGAGGAGGAGTTCCTGCTGGTGGTGAACGCCGGCAACTCGGACAAGGACTTCGCCTGGGTGCAGAAGCACGCCGGCGCCTACGACTGCACGGTGGTGAACGAAAGCCCCGTCACGGGCCAGATTGCCCTCCAGGGGCCCCTGTCGGTGAGCATCCTCCAGCCCCTCACCAAGACCCCGCTCGATCCCATCGGCTACTACTTCTTCACCCATGGCGAAGTCGCCGGGGTCAAGTGCATCATCAGCCGGACGGGTTACACGGGTGAGGATGGCTTCGAGCTCTACTGTGCCGCGGGCGACACTGAGCGCCTCTGGAACGCCGTGATGGCGGCCGGAACGCCCCTGGGTCTGCTGCCCGCGGGCCTGGGCTGCCGCAACACGCTGCGGCTCGAGTGCAAGATGGCCCTCTACGGACATGAGATCGACGACAGCATCCACGCGCTGGAAGCCGGGCTGGGCTGGATCGTGAAGCTCGACAAGGGTGACTTCATCGGCCGCGACGCCCTGCTGGCCGCCAAGGCAGCGCCTGCGCCCCGCAAACTCGTGGGCTTCAAGACCCTGGAGAAGCGCGACATCGCCCGCGACCACATGCCCGTGGTGCAGGGGGGGAAGCAGATCGGCTTCGTCACCAGCGCTGCGCCTTCGCCCACCTGTGGCATCAACCTGGGCCTGGCCTATGTCCCCACGGACCTGGCCAAGACCGGTAACCGCATCGAGATCGAGATCCGCGGCCGCGCCGTGCCCGCCGAGATCATCCCCACGCCGTTCTACAAGCGGACGAAGTAG
- the sfsA gene encoding DNA/RNA nuclease SfsA, giving the protein MAMILVEKTGLVPGTLIQRYKRFLADVRLDDGSLVTAHTTNTGSMKTCWEPGDRVLLEPAANPDRKLKFTWLTVERPGGWVGVETGMPNRVVAAAARKDVLPGLSGLHGVRTEVRYGAENSRIDVLALDGEGRQVFIEVKNTTLKAGDWALFPDAVTERGTKHLRELQAMVREGHRAAIALFVHRTDVDRFDAAREIDPVYATELDRAAETGVMVLPLAVRLVTRREADGLWSLGWEVPGLLPWVRRG; this is encoded by the coding sequence ATGGCCATGATCCTGGTCGAGAAGACCGGCCTGGTGCCCGGCACGCTGATCCAGCGGTACAAGCGCTTCCTGGCAGATGTGCGACTGGACGATGGCAGTCTCGTGACCGCTCACACCACCAACACGGGGTCTATGAAGACCTGCTGGGAGCCCGGTGATCGGGTGTTGCTGGAGCCGGCCGCCAATCCGGACCGCAAGCTGAAGTTCACCTGGTTGACGGTGGAACGCCCCGGGGGCTGGGTGGGCGTGGAGACGGGCATGCCCAACCGCGTGGTGGCCGCGGCCGCCCGGAAGGATGTCCTGCCTGGTCTGTCCGGTCTGCACGGCGTCCGCACGGAGGTTCGATACGGGGCCGAGAACAGTCGCATCGATGTGCTGGCCCTGGATGGCGAGGGGCGCCAGGTGTTCATCGAAGTGAAGAACACCACCCTGAAGGCGGGCGACTGGGCCCTGTTTCCCGACGCGGTGACGGAGCGCGGAACCAAGCACCTGCGGGAGCTCCAGGCCATGGTGCGCGAAGGTCACCGGGCCGCCATCGCCCTGTTCGTGCACCGCACGGATGTGGATCGCTTCGATGCGGCGAGGGAGATCGACCCGGTCTACGCCACGGAGCTGGACCGGGCCGCCGAAACCGGTGTGATGGTCCTCCCGCTGGCTGTGCGTCTTGTCACAAGGCGGGAGGCGGATGGTCTCTGGAGCCTTGGGTGGGAAGTGCCGGGCCTTCTGCCCTGGGTTCGGCGTGGCTAG
- a CDS encoding PhzF family phenazine biosynthesis protein yields the protein MRLPIYQIDAFADRAFAGNPAAVVLLDQWLQDPVMQAIAAENNLAETAFLVCEPAGWRIRWFTPACEVDLCGHATLASAFVLFERDPLLSQIAFQSRSGLLSVVREGERLVLDFPSRPPAAMTPVAGLSEALGACVREVWKARDLVAVLDDEATVRGLKPDLAALAEMDDFAVVVTAPGDEADFVSRFFGPRVGVPEDPVTGSAHSTLVPFWASRLGRTKLRALQVSPRGGELHCELRGDRVAIGGRAVKVLEGTFFL from the coding sequence ATGCGCCTGCCCATCTATCAGATCGACGCCTTTGCCGACCGCGCTTTTGCGGGCAATCCGGCGGCCGTGGTGCTTCTGGACCAGTGGTTGCAAGATCCGGTGATGCAGGCCATCGCCGCTGAGAACAACCTGGCGGAGACCGCTTTCCTGGTATGCGAGCCCGCAGGCTGGCGCATCCGCTGGTTCACGCCGGCCTGCGAAGTGGACCTCTGCGGCCATGCCACCTTGGCTTCGGCCTTTGTGCTGTTCGAGCGGGATCCCCTCCTGTCGCAGATCGCCTTCCAGTCCCGGAGCGGGCTGTTGTCGGTGGTCCGCGAGGGTGAACGGCTGGTCCTGGACTTTCCGAGCCGCCCGCCTGCGGCCATGACACCCGTTGCGGGGCTGTCGGAGGCCCTGGGGGCGTGTGTGCGGGAGGTCTGGAAGGCCCGGGACCTGGTGGCCGTGCTGGACGACGAGGCCACCGTGCGGGGCCTGAAGCCCGACCTGGCGGCCCTGGCCGAGATGGACGACTTCGCCGTGGTGGTCACAGCCCCGGGCGATGAGGCCGATTTCGTCTCGCGGTTCTTCGGTCCTCGGGTGGGGGTCCCGGAGGATCCCGTCACAGGGAGCGCCCACAGCACCCTCGTGCCCTTCTGGGCGTCTCGTCTGGGGCGGACGAAGCTGCGGGCGCTGCAGGTCTCCCCCCGAGGCGGCGAGCTCCACTGCGAGCTGCGCGGGGACCGGGTCGCCATCGGCGGCCGCGCCGTGAAAGTGCTGGAGGGGACTTTCTTCCTCTGA
- the gcvH gene encoding glycine cleavage system protein GcvH, whose amino-acid sequence MFPADLKYTKDHEWLKPAGDGTALVGITQYAQDALGDVVFVDLPEAGATFAQGEEFGTVESVKTVSELNMPSAGEVLDVNASLADHPEAVNEDPYGKGWMVKIKLTGGLAGDLLDAAAYEALVSAESH is encoded by the coding sequence ATGTTTCCTGCCGACCTGAAGTACACCAAGGACCACGAATGGCTGAAGCCCGCGGGCGACGGCACCGCGCTGGTGGGCATCACCCAGTACGCGCAGGATGCGCTCGGTGATGTGGTCTTCGTGGACCTGCCGGAGGCCGGCGCCACCTTTGCCCAGGGCGAGGAATTCGGAACGGTGGAATCCGTGAAGACCGTATCTGAACTGAACATGCCCTCCGCCGGCGAGGTGCTCGATGTGAACGCCTCCCTGGCCGATCACCCAGAAGCCGTGAACGAGGATCCCTACGGCAAGGGCTGGATGGTCAAGATCAAGCTGACGGGCGGCCTGGCGGGCGATCTGCTGGACGCGGCCGCCTATGAAGCCCTGGTGAGCGCCGAGAGCCACTAG
- a CDS encoding ATP-binding cassette domain-containing protein encodes MLASLNHVDLRFGPQEVLKDVTWAVQEGECWGVIGRNGAGKSTVFKLLLGQLEADSGTVVRPTKERGIRMGHYAQDLVPETHGSVLEEALAAFGDVERLQHEMRELEHRMGEAGADLESVMERYQKVTETFEHLDGFSIRARAESILQSLGFAAADFERPVETLSGGQKSRVMLAKAILQGQDLLLLDEPTNHLDLPSLRWLEDFIQGTDATVAVISHDRYFLDKIATEILELEIGRSRVYEGNYSEFMEKKEQELELLERHYEQQQAYIKNQEEYIRRNIAGQNTKQARGRRTHLAKLDRIQKPLRDRRKVKFSFPETQRSGDVALVLENASVGWGGQALYAPLEQLQIKRGQKMGIVGLNGTGKSTLLKAICDEIPFITGQARLGSQVKLGYFDQHHRNLDPRNTVFQQIHAVNPQALKQDVLGFLAKFQFRGDEVDKPVTALSGGERARLSIATLIRHGVNLLLLDEPTNHMDIPSMEAMEDTILSFTGAAIVVTHDRYLLGRVADSLLRIHEGKAEFREGGYEDHQAWVDLDLSADEGSGSPEPESQKRPAAPQPKQPAAGKAPGPAAGPAPSSKSAAIDKDKQRAIKRFEKQVAEAEAKVVGLEAKLADLQKDMAAMDPSDWQAFNARLDGQKALEADLAYAMSDWEAAQTALEEAQR; translated from the coding sequence ATGCTCGCTTCCCTCAACCATGTGGATCTTCGCTTCGGCCCTCAAGAGGTGCTGAAGGATGTCACTTGGGCCGTCCAGGAGGGCGAGTGCTGGGGTGTCATCGGCCGCAACGGCGCGGGCAAGAGCACGGTCTTCAAGCTGCTGCTGGGCCAGCTGGAGGCGGACAGCGGCACCGTCGTGCGCCCCACGAAGGAGCGAGGCATCCGCATGGGCCACTACGCCCAGGACCTGGTGCCCGAGACGCACGGGAGCGTGCTGGAAGAGGCGCTGGCGGCCTTCGGCGATGTGGAGCGCCTGCAGCACGAGATGCGCGAGCTGGAGCACCGCATGGGCGAGGCCGGCGCAGATCTCGAGTCGGTGATGGAACGCTACCAGAAGGTCACGGAAACCTTCGAGCACCTCGACGGCTTCAGCATCCGGGCCCGTGCGGAAAGCATCCTGCAGTCTTTGGGATTCGCGGCCGCGGATTTCGAGCGCCCGGTGGAGACGCTCTCGGGCGGCCAGAAGAGCCGTGTGATGCTGGCCAAAGCCATTCTCCAGGGTCAGGATCTGCTGCTGCTGGACGAGCCCACCAACCACCTGGACCTGCCCAGCCTGCGCTGGCTCGAGGACTTCATCCAGGGGACGGACGCCACCGTGGCCGTCATCAGCCATGACCGTTACTTCCTGGACAAGATCGCCACCGAAATCCTGGAGCTGGAGATAGGCCGGTCGCGGGTCTACGAAGGCAACTACTCGGAGTTCATGGAGAAGAAGGAACAGGAGCTGGAGCTGCTGGAGCGGCATTACGAACAACAGCAGGCCTACATCAAGAATCAGGAAGAGTACATCCGCCGCAACATCGCGGGGCAGAACACGAAGCAGGCCCGGGGTCGCCGCACCCACCTCGCCAAGCTCGACCGCATCCAGAAACCCCTCCGCGACCGCCGCAAAGTGAAGTTCAGCTTTCCCGAGACCCAACGCAGCGGCGATGTCGCGCTGGTGCTGGAGAACGCCAGCGTGGGTTGGGGTGGGCAGGCCCTCTACGCGCCGCTGGAGCAGCTGCAGATCAAGCGCGGCCAGAAGATGGGCATCGTGGGCCTCAACGGCACGGGCAAATCCACCCTGCTCAAGGCCATCTGCGACGAGATCCCCTTCATCACGGGCCAGGCCCGCCTGGGCAGCCAGGTGAAGCTCGGCTACTTCGACCAGCATCACCGGAACCTGGACCCCCGCAACACGGTGTTCCAGCAGATCCACGCCGTGAATCCCCAGGCGCTGAAGCAGGATGTGCTGGGCTTCCTGGCGAAGTTCCAGTTCCGCGGCGACGAGGTGGACAAGCCCGTCACGGCGCTCTCCGGCGGCGAGCGGGCCCGCTTGAGCATCGCCACGCTCATCCGCCATGGCGTGAACCTGCTGCTGCTGGACGAGCCCACCAACCACATGGACATCCCCAGCATGGAGGCCATGGAGGACACGATCCTGAGCTTCACCGGCGCGGCCATCGTGGTGACCCACGACCGCTACCTGCTGGGCCGGGTGGCGGATTCCCTGCTGCGCATCCACGAGGGCAAGGCCGAGTTCCGCGAAGGCGGCTACGAGGATCACCAGGCCTGGGTGGACCTGGACTTGAGCGCGGACGAGGGATCCGGAAGCCCGGAGCCCGAATCCCAGAAGAGACCGGCAGCGCCGCAACCGAAGCAACCTGCGGCCGGAAAGGCTCCGGGCCCCGCGGCCGGTCCCGCCCCGTCCAGCAAGTCTGCCGCCATCGACAAGGACAAACAAAGGGCCATCAAGCGCTTCGAGAAACAGGTGGCCGAAGCCGAGGCCAAGGTGGTGGGCCTCGAGGCGAAGCTCGCCGACCTGCAAAAGGACATGGCCGCCATGGATCCTTCCGACTGGCAGGCCTTCAACGCCCGTCTGGATGGCCAGAAGGCGCTGGAGGCGGATCTGGCCTATGCCATGAGCGACTGGGAGGCCGCGCAGACCGCTTTGGAGGAAGCCCAGCGGTAG
- a CDS encoding CoA transferase subunit A — MIDKRVSSALEAVQDIPDGAHLAVGGFGLCGIPEHLIAALVRTGVKDLTCYSNNAGVDDFGLGLLLKNRQIRKMVSSYVGENAEFERQFLQGELEVELVPQGTLAERMRAGGAGIPAFFTPTGAGTKVAEGKETRLFRGRECVLESGIFADFALVKAWKADRLGNLVFRKTARNFNPMAATCGKVCIAEVEEIVEVGALDPDAIHTPGIFVHRLVLGTAFEKRIEKVVTR, encoded by the coding sequence ATGATCGACAAGCGCGTCAGCAGTGCCCTGGAAGCCGTGCAGGACATCCCGGACGGAGCCCACCTCGCGGTGGGCGGATTCGGCCTCTGCGGGATCCCCGAGCACCTCATCGCCGCGCTGGTCCGGACCGGTGTGAAGGATCTCACCTGCTATTCCAACAATGCCGGAGTGGATGACTTTGGGCTCGGCCTCCTCCTGAAGAACCGGCAGATCCGGAAGATGGTCAGCAGCTATGTGGGCGAGAACGCCGAGTTCGAGCGGCAGTTCCTCCAAGGCGAGCTGGAGGTCGAGCTGGTGCCCCAGGGAACGCTGGCCGAGCGCATGCGGGCGGGCGGCGCAGGCATCCCGGCCTTCTTCACCCCCACCGGTGCCGGCACGAAGGTGGCCGAGGGGAAGGAAACCCGCCTGTTCCGGGGCCGGGAGTGCGTCCTGGAATCCGGGATCTTCGCCGACTTCGCCCTGGTGAAGGCCTGGAAGGCCGACCGCCTCGGCAACCTGGTCTTCCGCAAAACCGCCCGGAACTTCAACCCCATGGCGGCGACCTGCGGGAAGGTCTGCATCGCCGAGGTGGAGGAGATCGTCGAGGTCGGCGCGCTGGATCCCGATGCGATCCACACGCCGGGCATCTTCGTCCACCGGCTGGTGCTGGGTACGGCCTTCGAGAAGCGCATCGAGAAGGTCGTCACCCGTTAG
- a CDS encoding HAD family hydrolase has protein sequence MNAKPAIFLDRDGTLNEEVDYLSDPEQLVMIPGAAAAVARLNARGIPVVVVTNQSGIGRGRYGWDDFAAVMSRMGTLLAQENGRIDAVYASPHHEQGQGAYAVADHPERKPNPGMLVRAAEELGLDLARSWMVGDKGIDLEAGRRAGCRVALVRTGYGAQVDGSAADLVAPDLAGAVDRILAQWP, from the coding sequence GTGAACGCCAAACCCGCGATCTTTCTCGATCGGGACGGCACCCTCAACGAGGAGGTCGATTACCTGTCCGACCCCGAGCAGCTGGTGATGATTCCCGGTGCCGCGGCCGCCGTGGCCCGGCTCAATGCCCGGGGAATCCCTGTCGTGGTGGTGACCAACCAGAGCGGCATCGGCCGCGGCAGGTACGGATGGGATGATTTCGCCGCGGTCATGAGCCGGATGGGTACGCTGCTGGCCCAGGAGAACGGCCGCATCGATGCGGTCTACGCCTCGCCCCATCACGAGCAGGGGCAGGGGGCCTACGCCGTGGCGGACCATCCGGAGCGCAAACCCAACCCGGGGATGCTGGTGAGGGCCGCCGAGGAGCTGGGCCTCGATCTGGCGCGCTCGTGGATGGTGGGCGACAAGGGCATCGATCTGGAGGCGGGCCGCCGGGCGGGTTGTCGCGTGGCGCTCGTCCGGACGGGCTATGGCGCCCAGGTGGATGGTTCTGCGGCGGATCTGGTGGCACCGGATCTTGCGGGAGCCGTGGACCGCATCTTGGCCCAATGGCCATGA